The following proteins are encoded in a genomic region of Micrococcaceae bacterium Sec5.8:
- a CDS encoding alpha/beta hydrolase-fold protein, with protein MDFLEDLRIVDGPVLLVAWVAGAAGLFYFLRQGGLFRTRRPAVPRWLAFVLPVAGCLLCAAALLAGAHWTLIYLFSVFPGELPPEVLAWSLPGVTALLLWILHLWRTWRGAGRTDGRSGLRRSVGTTAVSTAALFGVVLLSAVQINAYFGLNHTVSDLTGTAVARIPPLEDSLRRAPGGAPGSSLSQWVPPADLPDGGVLRRAAIPGTSSGFQSREAYIYLPPAYRTDARPALPVLVLFAGQPGAPADWLTGGALRSRLDRFAAEHHGVAPVVVVVDPNGSSAGNTLCMDSRIAQADTFLAVDVPAWINRTLEVDPDPRLWAAGGFSFGATCALQMVTRHPDVYGSALAFSSEREPALAKERDKTIAVAFGGDAEAFDRQTPLRLMMDRRFDGHAIYFGAGERDSEFVGYMDLLSAAARDAGFTVATRRIAGAGHSWETGSKGLPSGLEFLASRWGITP; from the coding sequence GTGGACTTTCTTGAGGACCTCCGGATTGTCGACGGACCGGTGCTGCTGGTCGCCTGGGTTGCCGGTGCCGCCGGCCTTTTCTACTTCCTCCGGCAGGGCGGACTGTTCCGCACCCGCCGTCCCGCCGTCCCCCGCTGGCTGGCCTTCGTGCTGCCTGTCGCGGGCTGCCTCCTGTGTGCCGCTGCCCTGCTGGCCGGTGCGCATTGGACGCTGATCTACCTCTTCTCGGTTTTCCCCGGCGAGCTTCCGCCCGAGGTCCTCGCCTGGTCCCTGCCCGGGGTCACGGCGTTGCTGCTGTGGATCCTGCACCTGTGGCGGACCTGGCGGGGCGCCGGGCGCACGGACGGCCGGTCCGGGTTGCGGCGCTCGGTCGGCACGACGGCGGTGTCGACGGCCGCCCTGTTCGGCGTTGTGCTGCTTTCCGCCGTCCAGATCAACGCCTACTTTGGCCTCAACCACACGGTGAGTGACCTGACAGGCACAGCCGTGGCGCGGATCCCCCCGCTGGAGGATTCGCTGCGCCGTGCCCCGGGAGGCGCGCCGGGCAGCAGTCTGTCCCAGTGGGTCCCGCCCGCTGACCTGCCCGACGGCGGCGTGCTGCGCCGTGCCGCCATTCCGGGCACCAGTTCCGGCTTCCAGAGCCGGGAGGCGTACATTTACCTGCCGCCGGCGTACCGCACCGATGCCCGGCCGGCGTTGCCCGTGCTGGTTCTCTTCGCCGGGCAGCCCGGGGCGCCGGCGGACTGGCTTACCGGGGGGGCGCTTCGCAGCCGCCTGGACCGGTTCGCGGCAGAACACCACGGCGTGGCTCCGGTGGTGGTGGTGGTGGACCCCAACGGTTCGTCCGCAGGCAACACCCTCTGCATGGACAGCAGAATCGCGCAGGCCGACACGTTCCTCGCCGTGGACGTGCCGGCCTGGATTAACCGGACCCTGGAGGTTGATCCCGATCCCAGGCTGTGGGCGGCCGGGGGATTCTCCTTCGGAGCTACCTGCGCCCTGCAAATGGTGACCCGGCACCCGGACGTCTACGGCTCCGCCCTGGCTTTCTCCAGTGAACGCGAACCCGCCCTCGCCAAGGAGCGGGACAAGACCATCGCTGTGGCTTTCGGTGGCGATGCTGAAGCCTTCGACCGCCAGACGCCGCTGCGTCTCATGATGGACCGCCGCTTTGATGGGCACGCCATCTACTTTGGCGCCGGCGAGCGGGACTCCGAGTTTGTCGGCTACATGGATCTCCTGTCCGCGGCCGCCCGCGATGCCGGTTTCACCGTGGCTACCCGCAGGATTGCCGGCGCCGGGCATTCCTGGGAGACCGGCTCCAAAGGGCTGCCGTCAGGGCTTGAGTTCCTCGCGTCCCGGTGGGGGATCACCCCGTGA
- the nucS gene encoding endonuclease NucS, translated as MRLVIARCSVDYVGRLKAHLPLATRLLLVKADGSVLVHSDGGSYKPLNWMSPPASLRVSTPDEVEVEIGVIEQWTVQSAKTDDRLIINIHEQLHDTSHELGQDPGLIKDGVEADLQRLLADQIELLGAGFSLIRREYFTAIGPVDILARDSTGGTVAIELKRRGDIDGVEQLTRYLELLNRDPLLAPVRGIFAAQQIKPQAKVLANDRGIDCVTLDYDAMRGVDDVESRLF; from the coding sequence GTGCGTTTAGTCATAGCCCGTTGCTCCGTTGATTATGTCGGCCGGCTCAAAGCCCATCTTCCACTGGCCACCCGGCTCCTGCTGGTCAAGGCCGACGGCTCCGTGCTGGTCCACTCCGACGGCGGATCCTATAAGCCGCTGAACTGGATGAGCCCTCCGGCGTCCCTGCGGGTTTCCACTCCGGACGAGGTGGAGGTGGAAATCGGCGTGATCGAGCAGTGGACCGTTCAGTCCGCTAAAACCGATGACCGGCTGATCATTAATATTCATGAGCAGCTTCACGACACCTCCCATGAGCTCGGCCAGGACCCCGGACTGATCAAGGACGGTGTGGAAGCTGACCTGCAGCGCCTGCTGGCGGACCAGATAGAGCTCCTGGGCGCCGGTTTCTCCCTGATCCGCCGCGAGTACTTCACAGCGATCGGTCCGGTGGATATCCTCGCGCGGGATTCCACTGGCGGCACGGTGGCCATCGAGCTCAAACGCCGCGGCGACATTGACGGCGTCGAGCAGCTCACGCGCTACCTTGAACTGCTCAACCGCGATCCGCTTCTCGCACCGGTCCGCGGCATTTTCGCCGCCCAGCAGATCAAACCCCAGGCGAAGGTCCTCGCGAACGATCGCGGGATCGACTGCGTCACCCTCGATTATGATGCCATGCGCGGTGTCGACGACGTCGAATCCCGGCTCTTTTAA
- a CDS encoding F0F1 ATP synthase subunit gamma, whose product MGAQIRVYRQKISSTTSMRKIFKAMELIATSRIGKARARVAASLPYANAITRAVSAVASQSEIDHPLTTEPEQIRRAAVLVITSDRGLAGSYSASVLKQAEGLNELLVEEGKEVKMYLVGRKAQAYFDFRNRPYGRVWTGGTDAPEFATAQEIGEALLADFATDYAEGGVDEIHVVYTRFKSMVTQEPTVVRLLPLEVVEETAASESDLLPLYEFEPETERVLDALLPRYIESRIFAAMLQAAASELAARQRAMKSAGDNATELIKKFTRLRNTARQAEITQELSEIVAGADALNAS is encoded by the coding sequence ATGGGAGCCCAGATCCGGGTCTACCGCCAGAAGATCAGCTCGACGACGTCGATGCGCAAGATCTTCAAGGCGATGGAACTGATCGCTACCTCGCGCATCGGCAAGGCCCGAGCACGCGTAGCAGCTTCACTGCCTTACGCAAACGCCATCACGCGTGCCGTTTCTGCTGTCGCAAGCCAGAGCGAAATCGACCACCCGCTGACCACCGAGCCGGAGCAGATCCGCCGGGCCGCCGTCCTGGTAATCACCTCGGACCGTGGCCTTGCAGGGTCGTACTCGGCCAGCGTGCTCAAGCAGGCGGAAGGCCTTAACGAGCTGCTCGTCGAGGAGGGCAAAGAAGTCAAGATGTACCTGGTCGGCCGCAAGGCGCAGGCGTACTTCGACTTCCGGAACCGTCCGTACGGGCGTGTCTGGACCGGCGGCACTGATGCGCCGGAATTTGCCACGGCCCAGGAAATCGGCGAGGCATTGCTGGCTGACTTTGCGACCGACTACGCAGAGGGAGGCGTCGACGAAATCCACGTCGTCTACACCCGCTTCAAGTCCATGGTCACGCAGGAGCCGACGGTTGTCCGTCTTCTCCCGCTTGAGGTTGTCGAAGAGACGGCGGCGTCCGAGTCGGACCTCCTGCCGCTCTATGAGTTCGAGCCGGAAACGGAGCGGGTCCTTGACGCTCTACTGCCGCGCTACATCGAATCACGTATCTTCGCCGCGATGCTGCAGGCAGCAGCTTCGGAGCTCGCTGCCCGCCAGCGGGCAATGAAGTCCGCCGGTGACAATGCCACGGAGCTCATCAAGAAGTTCACGCGTCTGCGCAACACTGCCCGCCAGGCTGAAATTACGCAGGAGCTTTCCGAGATCGTGGCCGGTGCCGACGCGTTGAACGCGTCCTAG
- a CDS encoding DUF2156 domain-containing protein, translated as MLELAGETLRRSLGKLRAIPFTLAVLAGFLLTGAVTGSFLNGPPESLLGVASVSAQGLKAGHWWSLFTSLFFATNPPAYAAAALMILLLLGLAERQLGSLRTAVFYFAAQFAAVTLFLLVTQLAHYADDGWLGRMVNARLMGPYAAVLAVSLASSGLLPTLWQRRLRTTVVSISLMLVLYVGHAETVVGFTGALAGLAAGWWIQGDKGTLHRHRSTGRETRNLLALTVAIFASGPIVTATVRSPTGPLALLRDVVLNPLPTLNQLEQYCGGAIDVTCLEAGRAGFAGPLGLALAVVPVVLLLICADGMRHGRRLALRIAITVQLAVTALAAVYLSLFARIPQDSGRPRTGVMGSSFVHVLPLVIVPLVLVVLLAANRRQFRVETGPRARRALAVVVGGTWLVLASAYTGVWLAAGGMDRDGGLLGLAAELSRQYLPLPIPGTYSRIFEGRHPAEAFLFATSGIIFWAVALIAVWIVLQHRLHRTDAGAGDRDIARSLIRQGGDSLSWMALWEPNKYWFAPEGRGGVAYQQHGNVALTLAGPFGPAACHGEAASGFIRYCTDHALIPCFYSCTDALWPLLKGRGFRRVAVAQETRLAVRSLEFKGKDWQNVRTALNRAAKTGVHAVWGRYADFAPAVRAQLSEVSEDWAAQKSVPEMGFTLGGIDELEDEEVLCCLAVDAEGQVQGVTSWLPVHADGRLVSWTLDFMRRRGGAFSGVMEFLIASAVLELRSSVEVISLSGSPLAKDAADVAGEDSGSESLARILDVVGKALEPVYGFRSLASFKSRFQPEYRTLYLYYQDPLQLPAMGRALSRAYLPGLSVRQSARLLRSLVR; from the coding sequence CTGCTGGAACTTGCGGGGGAGACTCTGCGACGGTCCCTGGGCAAGCTGCGGGCCATACCGTTCACCCTGGCGGTCCTGGCTGGTTTTTTGCTGACCGGGGCGGTCACCGGCAGTTTCCTCAACGGGCCGCCGGAATCGCTGCTTGGCGTCGCCTCCGTTAGCGCCCAGGGACTCAAAGCCGGGCACTGGTGGTCCCTGTTCACCTCCCTGTTCTTTGCCACCAACCCGCCCGCGTATGCTGCGGCGGCGCTGATGATTCTGCTTCTTCTGGGCCTCGCTGAGCGGCAGCTGGGCAGCCTGCGGACAGCTGTTTTCTATTTCGCTGCGCAGTTCGCGGCCGTGACCCTCTTCCTGCTGGTGACACAACTTGCCCATTACGCTGACGACGGCTGGCTCGGCCGCATGGTCAATGCCCGGCTCATGGGTCCGTACGCCGCGGTGCTGGCGGTTTCGCTGGCCTCCAGCGGCCTGCTGCCCACGTTGTGGCAGCGGCGGCTGCGCACCACGGTGGTGTCGATTTCGCTCATGCTGGTGCTGTACGTCGGGCATGCCGAGACCGTTGTGGGCTTCACCGGGGCACTGGCAGGACTGGCCGCCGGCTGGTGGATCCAGGGCGACAAGGGCACCCTGCACCGCCACCGCTCCACGGGACGCGAAACGAGGAACCTGCTCGCGCTCACGGTGGCGATTTTCGCCAGCGGTCCCATCGTCACTGCCACCGTCCGGAGCCCCACCGGGCCGCTGGCATTGCTGCGCGACGTCGTCCTGAATCCCTTGCCCACGCTCAACCAACTCGAACAGTACTGCGGCGGTGCCATCGACGTCACCTGCCTGGAAGCAGGGCGGGCCGGTTTCGCGGGGCCGCTGGGCCTGGCGCTGGCCGTCGTTCCGGTGGTGCTGCTGCTCATTTGTGCGGACGGCATGCGCCATGGCCGGCGACTGGCCCTGCGGATCGCGATCACCGTCCAGCTCGCCGTCACGGCACTGGCCGCCGTGTATCTGTCCCTCTTCGCGCGGATTCCGCAGGACTCCGGCCGGCCCCGCACCGGTGTCATGGGCTCAAGTTTTGTTCACGTGCTCCCGCTGGTCATTGTTCCGCTGGTGCTCGTTGTTCTCCTGGCAGCCAACCGGCGGCAGTTCCGCGTGGAAACGGGTCCCCGCGCCCGCCGGGCCCTCGCCGTGGTGGTCGGCGGCACCTGGTTGGTGCTGGCCAGCGCCTACACCGGCGTCTGGCTGGCCGCCGGAGGCATGGACCGCGACGGCGGCCTGCTGGGCCTGGCCGCCGAACTTTCCCGCCAGTACCTGCCGCTTCCCATCCCGGGAACCTACAGCCGCATCTTTGAGGGCCGGCATCCGGCCGAGGCGTTCCTGTTCGCCACCTCCGGCATCATCTTCTGGGCGGTGGCCCTGATTGCTGTGTGGATCGTCCTGCAGCACCGGCTGCACCGCACCGACGCCGGTGCGGGGGATCGCGATATTGCCCGCAGCCTGATCCGCCAGGGCGGCGACTCGCTGTCCTGGATGGCGCTGTGGGAGCCGAACAAATACTGGTTCGCCCCGGAGGGCCGCGGGGGAGTGGCTTATCAGCAGCACGGCAACGTCGCGTTGACTCTGGCGGGTCCCTTCGGCCCGGCCGCCTGCCATGGGGAGGCCGCCAGTGGTTTTATCAGGTATTGCACCGATCATGCCCTCATCCCGTGTTTCTATTCCTGCACGGATGCACTGTGGCCGTTGTTGAAGGGCCGGGGCTTCCGTCGGGTCGCGGTGGCTCAGGAGACCAGGCTGGCCGTGCGCTCCCTTGAATTCAAAGGCAAGGACTGGCAGAACGTCCGGACCGCCCTGAACCGGGCCGCGAAGACCGGAGTGCACGCGGTGTGGGGCCGCTACGCTGACTTCGCGCCGGCCGTGCGGGCCCAGCTGAGTGAAGTCTCGGAGGATTGGGCCGCGCAAAAGTCCGTCCCGGAGATGGGTTTCACGCTTGGTGGCATCGACGAGCTGGAGGACGAAGAGGTGCTGTGCTGCCTCGCCGTGGACGCCGAGGGACAGGTCCAGGGGGTGACCAGCTGGCTGCCGGTCCACGCGGACGGCCGGCTGGTGAGCTGGACGCTGGACTTCATGCGCAGGCGCGGAGGGGCATTTTCCGGCGTGATGGAGTTTCTGATCGCTTCGGCGGTGCTGGAGCTGCGCAGCTCGGTGGAGGTCATTTCCTTGTCCGGATCGCCGCTGGCGAAGGATGCGGCGGACGTGGCCGGCGAGGACTCCGGTTCCGAGTCGCTCGCCAGGATCCTCGACGTGGTCGGAAAGGCGCTGGAGCCGGTGTACGGGTTCCGTTCACTGGCGTCCTTCAAATCCCGTTTCCAGCCGGAATACCGGACGCTCTACCTTTATTACCAGGATCCCTTGCAGCTGCCCGCCATGGGACGGGCACTGAGCCGGGCGTACCTGCCGGGCCTCTCGGTGCGGCAAAGCGCGCGCCTGTTGAGAAGCCTCGTGCGCTAA
- a CDS encoding cold-shock protein, protein MAQGTVKWFNAEKGFGFITPDDSDGDVFVHYSEIQTGGFKTLDENARVQFEIGQGAKGPQATGVTLV, encoded by the coding sequence ATGGCACAGGGAACCGTCAAGTGGTTTAACGCTGAAAAGGGCTTCGGCTTCATCACCCCGGATGACTCCGACGGCGATGTCTTCGTTCACTACTCCGAGATCCAGACCGGTGGCTTCAAGACCCTCGACGAGAACGCTCGCGTTCAGTTCGAAATCGGCCAGGGCGCCAAGGGTCCGCAGGCCACCGGCGTAACGCTGGTCTAA
- a CDS encoding ATP/GTP-binding protein — protein MPRSNRPRRAAPGRAGSGNAARPGAKGGPVPELDLERARTGFARRESAPDGEWAVRPITAGRAEKTYICPGCSTAVLPGVAHLVVWSEDHLFGAAAGLAERRHWHTNCWASRSYRYR, from the coding sequence ATGCCCCGTTCCAACCGACCCCGCCGCGCTGCCCCGGGCCGGGCCGGGTCCGGTAATGCAGCCAGACCCGGAGCCAAAGGCGGCCCGGTGCCTGAGCTTGACCTGGAGCGCGCGCGCACCGGGTTCGCGCGCAGGGAGAGTGCGCCGGACGGGGAGTGGGCGGTCCGGCCCATCACCGCCGGGCGCGCGGAGAAGACGTACATCTGTCCCGGCTGCTCGACGGCGGTGCTGCCCGGAGTAGCGCACCTTGTGGTCTGGTCGGAAGACCACTTGTTTGGGGCGGCAGCCGGGCTTGCTGAGCGCCGGCACTGGCACACCAACTGCTGGGCGTCGCGCAGCTACCGCTACCGCTGA
- a CDS encoding DUF2550 domain-containing protein: MNDMGWPFIILATIFALLVLALCLSGVRRFTLRRALGTVDASICTVGNNWQMGVCRYQDNDLEWYRLASLSTRPKHTFRRSSLELIARRKPTESELVQVQPDAVIVELRYEGGDIRLAMRFDAYTGLSSWLEAGPVIGVGTWR, from the coding sequence ATGAACGATATGGGTTGGCCGTTCATCATTCTGGCGACGATCTTTGCGTTGCTGGTCTTAGCACTGTGCCTCTCCGGGGTGCGCCGCTTCACGTTGCGGCGTGCCCTGGGCACGGTGGACGCCTCCATTTGCACGGTTGGAAACAACTGGCAGATGGGGGTTTGTCGTTATCAGGACAACGACCTCGAGTGGTACCGTCTCGCCTCGCTGAGCACGCGGCCCAAGCACACCTTCCGCCGCAGTTCGCTGGAGCTGATCGCCCGACGTAAACCCACTGAGTCCGAGCTCGTTCAGGTCCAGCCGGACGCCGTGATCGTGGAGCTCCGATACGAGGGCGGTGACATCCGGCTCGCCATGCGATTCGATGCCTACACGGGATTGTCCTCCTGGCTTGAAGCCGGCCCGGTCATCGGCGTCGGCACCTGGCGCTAG
- a CDS encoding F0F1 ATP synthase subunit epsilon: MAELEVEIVAADHFVWSGAATMVKARTSDGEIGILPGHSPLLAILAEGELAIQPVSGDRIAVVVDGGFFSVDNNRVVIVADNAQMGDAATAGIR; the protein is encoded by the coding sequence ATGGCTGAGCTTGAGGTTGAAATTGTCGCAGCGGACCACTTCGTGTGGTCCGGGGCAGCCACCATGGTCAAGGCCCGCACCAGCGATGGTGAAATCGGAATCCTGCCCGGCCACTCGCCCCTGCTGGCGATTCTGGCCGAAGGTGAACTGGCCATCCAGCCGGTCTCCGGTGACCGTATTGCTGTAGTTGTGGACGGCGGGTTCTTCTCCGTCGACAACAATCGGGTCGTCATTGTTGCTGACAACGCCCAAATGGGCGACGCGGCTACTGCGGGGATCCGCTAG
- the atpD gene encoding F0F1 ATP synthase subunit beta — translation MTATATEHVAATTGATGRIARVIGPVVDVEFPADAIPSIYNALTTEVTLNGETKTITFEVALHLGDNVIRAISLQATDGLVRGTAVVDSGAPISVPVGDVVKGHIFNVLGQPLDVTESELEITERWPIHRKAPAFATLEGSTEMMETGIKVIDLLTPYIKGGKIGLFGGAGVGKTVLIQEMITRVARNFGGTSVFAGVGERTREGNDLWVEMEEAGVLKDTALVFGQMDEPPGTRLRVALSALTMAEYFRDVQNQDVLLFIDNIFRFTQAGSEVSTLLGRMPSAVGYQPNLADEMGLLQERITSTKGHSITSMQAIYVPADDYTDPAPATTFAHLDATTELSREIASRGLYPAVDPLTSTSRILDPQYIGNDHYNTAVRVKQILQKNKELQDIIAILGVDELSEEDKIVVSRARRIQQFLSQNTYTAKQFTGVEGSTVTIKDTVEGFTAICDGELDHIAEQAFFNVGGLDDVERQWAKIQEQTK, via the coding sequence ATGACTGCCACAGCTACCGAACACGTAGCCGCGACGACCGGTGCTACCGGCCGTATTGCACGTGTTATTGGCCCGGTTGTCGACGTCGAATTCCCGGCTGACGCAATCCCCTCGATTTACAACGCACTCACCACCGAGGTAACCCTCAACGGTGAGACCAAGACGATCACGTTCGAGGTTGCTCTGCACCTCGGCGACAACGTTATTCGCGCCATCTCCCTGCAGGCGACCGACGGACTTGTCCGCGGCACCGCTGTGGTGGACTCCGGCGCCCCGATCTCCGTGCCTGTCGGCGACGTCGTGAAGGGACACATCTTCAACGTCCTCGGACAGCCGCTTGACGTGACTGAGTCGGAGCTCGAAATTACCGAGCGCTGGCCCATCCACCGCAAGGCTCCTGCCTTTGCGACGCTTGAGGGTTCCACCGAGATGATGGAAACCGGCATCAAGGTCATCGACCTTCTCACCCCGTACATCAAGGGTGGCAAGATCGGTCTCTTCGGCGGTGCCGGTGTCGGCAAGACCGTGCTGATCCAGGAAATGATCACCCGTGTGGCCCGTAACTTCGGCGGCACCTCGGTGTTCGCCGGCGTGGGCGAGCGTACCCGCGAAGGCAACGACCTCTGGGTTGAAATGGAAGAAGCCGGCGTCCTCAAGGACACTGCCCTTGTCTTCGGCCAGATGGATGAGCCGCCGGGAACGCGTCTTCGCGTTGCTCTGTCCGCACTGACCATGGCGGAGTACTTCCGCGATGTGCAGAACCAGGACGTGCTGCTCTTCATCGACAACATCTTCCGCTTCACCCAGGCAGGTTCCGAGGTTTCCACCCTCCTCGGCCGGATGCCCTCGGCCGTGGGCTACCAGCCCAACCTGGCAGATGAGATGGGCCTCCTCCAGGAGCGCATCACATCCACCAAGGGCCACTCGATCACCTCGATGCAGGCCATCTACGTTCCCGCAGATGACTACACCGACCCGGCGCCGGCCACGACTTTCGCACACCTCGACGCGACCACGGAACTTTCCCGTGAAATCGCTTCCCGTGGTCTGTACCCGGCCGTTGACCCGCTGACGTCGACGTCCCGCATCCTGGATCCGCAGTACATCGGTAACGACCACTACAACACGGCCGTCCGCGTCAAGCAGATCCTGCAGAAGAACAAGGAGCTTCAGGACATCATCGCCATCCTCGGCGTTGACGAGCTCTCTGAAGAAGACAAGATCGTCGTCTCGCGCGCACGCCGCATCCAGCAGTTCCTCTCGCAGAACACCTACACCGCCAAGCAGTTCACCGGCGTCGAGGGCTCCACCGTGACCATCAAGGACACCGTTGAAGGCTTCACCGCGATCTGCGACGGCGAGCTGGACCACATCGCGGAGCAGGCGTTCTTCAACGTCGGCGGCCTCGATGACGTTGAGCGCCAGTGGGCCAAGATCCAGGAACAGACCAAGTAA
- a CDS encoding F0F1 ATP synthase subunit delta, whose translation MAGVSSESLTAALVALEAKLPSASLPLAKELFGILGTVDSSAGLRRALTDPSRSGDEKSALIKQLFGGKVSADAVEIASGLAGSRWASARDIGDALETLAASVVIAVAENKSAVSASGITGLETLENDLFSFNQTVDANHEVQRAVAEPQASPAAKVALAEKLVPGASEEAKVLMGQAVSQPRGLKVTKLVRRFAELAAKRQQRWIATVHVTRPLTETQTSRLQTGLNALYGRELKINMNVDPALIGGIRIQVGDEVVDASVLARLGQLHRQLA comes from the coding sequence ATGGCAGGTGTATCGAGCGAATCGCTCACTGCGGCGTTGGTGGCACTGGAAGCCAAGCTTCCTTCCGCCTCGCTGCCGTTGGCTAAGGAACTCTTCGGAATCCTGGGCACGGTGGACAGTTCGGCCGGTTTGCGCCGGGCGCTGACTGACCCGTCCCGCAGCGGTGACGAAAAGTCGGCGCTTATCAAGCAGCTCTTCGGCGGGAAAGTCTCCGCGGACGCTGTGGAAATCGCGAGCGGATTGGCCGGCTCGCGCTGGGCCTCCGCCCGGGATATCGGCGATGCACTCGAGACTCTTGCCGCTTCGGTGGTAATTGCCGTTGCTGAGAACAAGTCTGCCGTCTCTGCCTCAGGCATCACCGGGCTGGAAACGCTGGAGAACGATCTGTTCTCCTTCAACCAGACCGTCGATGCCAACCACGAGGTTCAGCGTGCCGTGGCCGAACCGCAGGCAAGCCCGGCTGCGAAAGTAGCCCTCGCCGAAAAGCTGGTACCCGGTGCAAGTGAGGAAGCGAAGGTCCTGATGGGACAAGCAGTTTCGCAGCCCCGCGGCCTGAAGGTCACCAAGCTGGTTCGTCGTTTCGCGGAGCTTGCAGCCAAGCGCCAGCAGCGCTGGATTGCAACGGTCCATGTCACCCGTCCGTTGACGGAGACCCAGACCAGCCGTCTGCAGACGGGGCTTAATGCCCTCTACGGACGTGAGCTCAAGATCAACATGAACGTTGACCCGGCACTAATCGGTGGCATCCGGATCCAGGTTGGCGACGAAGTGGTAGACGCTTCGGTCCTCGCCCGCCTGGGCCAGCTTCACCGCCAGCTTGCTTAA
- the atpA gene encoding F0F1 ATP synthase subunit alpha, with amino-acid sequence MAELTINADDVRNALNEFAASYEPGNAERVEVGRVTTAGDGIARVEGLPSVMANELLRFEDGTLGLAQNLDVREIGVIVLGDFTGIEEGQEVHRTGQVLSVPVGDAFLGRVVDPLGEPIDDLGEIKAETTRALELQAPGVTQRKSVHEPMQTGLKAIDAMIPIGRGQRQLIIGDRQTGKSAIAIDTIINQKANWASGDVNKQVRCIYVAIGQKASTIAAVRQTLEDNGALEYTTIVASPASDPAGFKYLAPYAGSAIGQHWMYGGKHVLIVFDDLSKQAEAYRAVSLLLRRPPGREAYPGDVFYLHSRLLERCAKLSDELGAGSMTGLPLIETKANDVSAYIPTNVISITDGQIFLQSDLFNANQRPAVDVGVSVSRVGGAAQVKSMKKVSGTLKLELAQYRDMQAFAMFASDLDAASRQQLTRGARLMELLKQGQYSPFPVENQVVSIWAGTNGHLDDVPVEDINRFETEFLDHLKHKSSILTTLAQTNVMSDDTAEALKTAIVDFKKGFFGEGDNHLVGAGHEEHAAINEAQVDQEKIVKQKR; translated from the coding sequence ATGGCCGAATTGACCATCAACGCCGACGACGTCCGTAATGCGTTGAACGAGTTCGCGGCGTCCTACGAACCCGGAAACGCCGAGCGCGTAGAGGTCGGCCGTGTAACAACCGCAGGTGACGGCATCGCCCGTGTTGAGGGCCTTCCCTCGGTCATGGCGAACGAGCTGCTTCGCTTCGAAGACGGCACTCTGGGCCTGGCCCAGAACCTCGACGTCCGCGAAATCGGCGTCATCGTCCTCGGTGACTTCACGGGAATCGAAGAAGGCCAGGAAGTCCACCGCACCGGACAGGTTCTGTCCGTACCGGTAGGCGACGCCTTCCTCGGCCGCGTGGTTGACCCGCTGGGCGAGCCCATCGATGACCTTGGCGAGATCAAGGCAGAAACCACCCGTGCGCTGGAACTCCAGGCGCCCGGCGTGACCCAGCGCAAGTCGGTCCACGAACCGATGCAGACGGGCCTCAAGGCGATTGACGCCATGATCCCGATCGGCCGCGGCCAGCGCCAGCTGATCATCGGTGACCGCCAGACCGGCAAGTCGGCAATTGCCATCGATACGATCATCAACCAGAAGGCCAACTGGGCTTCCGGGGATGTCAACAAGCAGGTGCGCTGCATCTATGTAGCCATCGGCCAGAAGGCATCAACAATCGCGGCTGTCCGTCAGACCCTCGAGGACAACGGCGCCCTGGAATACACGACGATCGTGGCTTCCCCCGCGTCCGACCCCGCCGGCTTCAAGTACCTGGCACCGTACGCCGGTTCGGCGATCGGCCAGCACTGGATGTACGGCGGCAAGCACGTCCTCATCGTGTTTGATGACCTCTCCAAGCAGGCCGAGGCCTACCGTGCAGTATCACTGCTGCTCCGCCGCCCGCCGGGACGCGAAGCCTACCCCGGCGACGTCTTCTACCTGCACTCCCGCCTGCTGGAGCGTTGTGCCAAGCTCTCCGACGAGCTCGGTGCCGGATCGATGACCGGCCTGCCGCTCATCGAGACCAAGGCAAACGATGTCTCGGCCTACATCCCGACCAACGTGATCTCCATTACTGATGGCCAGATCTTCCTGCAGTCGGACCTCTTCAACGCCAACCAGCGTCCGGCTGTCGACGTGGGTGTGTCTGTTTCCCGCGTCGGTGGCGCCGCCCAGGTCAAATCCATGAAGAAGGTCTCCGGTACTTTGAAGCTGGAACTGGCCCAGTACCGGGACATGCAGGCTTTCGCAATGTTCGCGTCGGACCTCGACGCCGCATCGCGCCAGCAGCTGACCCGTGGTGCGCGCCTGATGGAACTGCTCAAGCAGGGCCAGTACTCGCCGTTCCCGGTTGAAAATCAGGTCGTTTCCATCTGGGCCGGCACCAACGGTCACCTCGACGATGTGCCGGTTGAGGACATCAACCGGTTCGAAACCGAGTTCCTGGACCACCTCAAGCACAAGTCCTCCATCCTGACGACGCTGGCCCAGACCAACGTCATGAGCGATGACACTGCAGAAGCACTGAAGACCGCGATCGTGGACTTCAAAAAAGGCTTCTTCGGCGAGGGAGACAACCACCTGGTAGGTGCGGGGCACGAAGAACATGCCGCCATCAACGAGGCACAGGTCGACCAGGAAAAAATCGTCAAGCAGAAGCGCTAG